From a single Arthrobacter sp. SLBN-112 genomic region:
- a CDS encoding helix-turn-helix transcriptional regulator → MDNNKDVREFLMTRRARITPAQAGLTAYSGTRRVTGLKREEVAMLTGVSTEYYARLERGNLRGVSESVLDSLARALQLDEAERSHLLDLAKAATPTRPSGIRAQRAEVRPSIERILSGMTGTPAYVRNAKMDIVAANSLCFALYTGILSPATLPLNLARFMFLDTRSKDFFVEWETIADDFAAALRVESGRRPRDRYLNGLIGDLAAGSTEFSTRWARHNVRFHRSARKTMRNPLIGEIELTGDALELPGEALTLIAYTAEPGSQAEEQLAFLASWSTTGTPPVAAANERTITAPPPPAGLQD, encoded by the coding sequence ATGGACAACAACAAAGACGTCCGCGAGTTCCTCATGACGCGGCGGGCTCGCATCACGCCAGCCCAAGCGGGCCTGACCGCCTACAGCGGGACACGGCGGGTAACGGGGCTCAAACGCGAGGAAGTAGCCATGCTGACAGGCGTTAGCACGGAATACTATGCCCGCCTGGAACGCGGGAACCTACGGGGCGTCTCCGAGTCCGTCCTGGATTCTCTGGCTCGTGCCCTTCAGCTGGACGAGGCAGAACGTTCCCACTTGCTGGACCTGGCCAAGGCAGCCACTCCTACCCGGCCTTCAGGCATCCGCGCCCAACGGGCCGAGGTCCGTCCCAGCATCGAACGGATCCTCTCCGGAATGACCGGCACTCCGGCATACGTACGGAACGCCAAGATGGACATTGTCGCCGCCAACAGCCTCTGCTTCGCCCTCTATACCGGCATCCTTAGCCCGGCGACCCTGCCCCTGAACCTTGCCCGGTTTATGTTCCTCGATACCCGTTCCAAGGACTTCTTCGTCGAGTGGGAGACTATCGCCGATGATTTTGCGGCAGCTCTCCGGGTGGAGTCAGGTCGTCGCCCCCGTGACCGCTACTTGAATGGACTGATCGGCGACCTCGCCGCAGGGAGCACTGAATTTTCCACACGCTGGGCCCGACACAACGTGCGCTTCCACCGATCAGCCCGGAAGACGATGAGAAACCCATTGATCGGTGAAATCGAACTCACAGGCGACGCTCTGGAGCTTCCCGGCGAAGCCCTAACCCTGATCGCTTACACGGCTGAACCCGGTAGCCAAGCCGAGGAACAACTGGCCTTCCTCGCCAGCTGGAGCACCACGGGTACCCCACCGGTCGCAGCAGCAAACGAGCGCACCATAACCGCACCACCGCCTCCAGCCGGCTTGCAGGACTAA
- a CDS encoding flavodoxin — translation MPSQEPSSQNPPARQSRGRVLLAYFSRAGENYYYGGRTDLIVGNTEVLAGMINDRLDCDVHRIEAADPYPDSYDATVARNVREQNDNARPDIANPLPAIDQYDTILLASGIWNVRAPMIMATFAESYDFTGKTIHPVTTHAMSGLGNTGSDYTKFCPGGVIGQGLAVKGEEVRDAGPDIDSWLQRIGLLEK, via the coding sequence ATGCCTTCACAAGAACCGTCTTCGCAGAACCCACCAGCCCGCCAAAGTCGAGGCCGGGTGCTGCTGGCCTACTTCTCCCGTGCCGGCGAGAACTACTACTACGGAGGCCGGACGGACCTGATAGTGGGCAACACGGAAGTCCTTGCCGGCATGATCAATGACCGCCTCGACTGCGATGTTCACCGTATCGAGGCCGCCGACCCTTATCCCGACAGCTACGACGCCACCGTGGCCCGCAACGTCCGCGAGCAAAACGACAACGCCCGCCCTGACATCGCCAACCCCCTGCCGGCCATCGACCAGTACGACACCATTCTGCTGGCCAGCGGGATATGGAACGTCCGCGCACCCATGATCATGGCCACGTTTGCCGAGAGCTACGACTTCACCGGCAAAACGATCCATCCAGTCACCACCCACGCTATGAGCGGGCTCGGCAACACCGGAAGCGACTACACCAAATTCTGTCCTGGCGGGGTCATTGGCCAAGGTTTGGCGGTGAAAGGCGAGGAAGTCAGGGACGCCGGTCCGGACATCGACTCCTGGCTGCAACGCATCGGACTCCTCGAAAAATAG
- a CDS encoding APC family permease: MTPRSDHAVPAQVDLKLGADPERKPLVRWLLANQVAPAGPEATEDHRPNAWWKVMCLTGVDYFSTLSYLPGIAALAAGALSPLATLLIVALTLLGMLPMYRRVAQESPHGQGSVAMLEKLLPFWRGKFFVLLLLGFVATSWIITITLSGADATVHLLENPLIPEALKGSAVLITVILLLILGGVFLLGFNEAVGVAIPLVAIYLLLNAAVVVAGFVHLAADPSLVSGWTDRLLSSGGGPLGLVSPAIIAFPLLVLGLSGFETGVSMMPLIKANGTTPDEVMASRVKNTRKLLTTAALIMSIYLMSTSFLTTVMIPAKEFQDGGQANGRALAFLAHELFGAGFGTVYDISSALILWFAGASAMAGLINIVPRYLPAYGMAPEWGRAVRPVVLVYTILSIGITVAFHADVNAQAGAYATGILAMMVSGAVAVTVSAIRRRSRTGAVGFSILTLILLYALGDNVLEKPDGILISAFFIAGIIAVSLVSRVSRTTELRVDTIEFDEAARQFITDSIAFDGQLHIIANKRQHGNKAEYAEKEFEQRGLNPVPGPADVIFLEVEISDPSEFSHTLRVEGIEVEGYRVLRVKSPAVPNAIAAVLLALRDSTGVNPQCYFEWSEGSPVAHLMRYLFLGQGDTPPLVREILRGIEPDKAARPGVHVG; encoded by the coding sequence ATGACACCCCGTTCTGACCATGCCGTACCGGCACAGGTTGACCTGAAGCTGGGCGCCGATCCGGAGCGCAAGCCCCTGGTCCGCTGGCTGCTCGCCAATCAGGTGGCCCCTGCCGGCCCGGAAGCCACGGAAGACCACAGGCCCAATGCTTGGTGGAAGGTCATGTGCCTGACCGGTGTCGACTACTTCTCCACCTTGTCTTACCTGCCTGGCATCGCCGCACTGGCGGCCGGGGCCCTGTCCCCGTTGGCTACCTTGCTGATCGTGGCACTGACACTGCTGGGCATGCTGCCGATGTACCGGCGGGTCGCGCAGGAAAGCCCACACGGGCAGGGTTCGGTGGCCATGCTGGAGAAGCTGCTGCCCTTCTGGCGCGGCAAGTTCTTCGTCCTGCTGCTCCTGGGCTTCGTCGCGACTTCGTGGATCATCACCATCACCCTCTCCGGCGCTGACGCGACAGTTCATCTGCTGGAGAACCCGCTGATCCCGGAGGCCCTCAAGGGAAGTGCCGTCCTCATCACTGTGATCCTGCTGCTGATCCTGGGCGGGGTCTTCCTGCTCGGCTTCAATGAAGCCGTTGGCGTCGCCATCCCCCTGGTGGCGATCTACCTGCTGCTCAACGCAGCCGTCGTCGTGGCCGGCTTCGTCCACCTGGCCGCGGATCCGTCCCTGGTCAGCGGCTGGACCGACCGGCTGCTCTCCAGCGGCGGTGGCCCGCTCGGGCTGGTCAGCCCCGCCATCATCGCCTTCCCGCTGCTGGTCCTTGGCCTGTCAGGGTTCGAAACCGGTGTGTCCATGATGCCGCTGATCAAAGCCAACGGAACCACACCCGATGAGGTCATGGCCTCCCGGGTCAAAAACACCCGCAAGCTGCTCACTACCGCGGCGCTAATCATGAGCATCTACCTGATGTCCACCAGCTTCCTCACCACCGTCATGATCCCGGCGAAGGAGTTCCAGGACGGCGGACAAGCCAACGGACGCGCCTTGGCGTTCCTCGCCCACGAACTCTTCGGGGCCGGCTTCGGCACCGTCTACGACATCTCCAGTGCCCTGATCCTCTGGTTCGCCGGCGCCTCCGCCATGGCCGGGCTCATCAACATCGTTCCCCGCTACCTGCCCGCCTACGGCATGGCCCCCGAATGGGGCCGCGCCGTCCGTCCCGTCGTCCTCGTGTACACCATCCTGAGCATCGGTATCACCGTCGCGTTCCATGCAGACGTGAACGCCCAGGCCGGCGCGTACGCAACCGGCATCCTGGCCATGATGGTCTCCGGGGCGGTCGCCGTGACAGTCTCGGCCATTCGGCGCCGGAGCAGGACCGGGGCCGTCGGCTTCAGCATCCTGACCCTCATCCTGCTCTACGCGCTGGGCGACAACGTCCTCGAAAAACCGGACGGGATCCTCATCTCGGCATTCTTCATCGCAGGCATCATCGCAGTCTCGCTGGTATCCCGGGTCAGCCGGACCACCGAGCTAAGGGTGGATACCATTGAGTTCGACGAGGCGGCCCGCCAGTTCATCACCGACTCGATCGCCTTCGACGGCCAACTGCACATCATCGCCAACAAGCGCCAGCACGGTAACAAGGCCGAATACGCCGAGAAGGAATTCGAACAGCGCGGACTGAACCCCGTGCCCGGCCCGGCTGACGTCATCTTCCTGGAAGTCGAGATCTCCGACCCGTCCGAGTTCAGCCACACACTTCGCGTCGAAGGCATCGAAGTCGAGGGCTACCGGGTCCTGCGCGTGAAATCCCCGGCCGTGCCGAACGCGATCGCCGCGGTCCTGCTGGCCCTGCGCGACTCCACCGGCGTCAACCCCCAGTGCTACTTCGAATGGTCCGAGGGAAGCCCCGTCGCCCACCTCATGCGCTACTTGTTCCTTGGCCAGGGTGACACCCCGCCGCTGGTCCGCGAAATCCTCCGCGGGATCGAACCCGACAAGGCGGCCAGGCCCGGCGTCCACGTCGGCTGA
- the istB gene encoding IS21-like element helper ATPase IstB — MPAAKETIGQIEYYSRAMKAPRIREAATRLADQAREAGWTHEEYLAAVLSREVAAREASGAEIRARAAGFPARKSLEDFNFDHQPGLNRDTIAHLATGAFLTEASNIVLLGPPGTGKTHLTTGLGLRATQLGHRVLFATAIDWVARLQGAHQNGRLPQELVRLRRYGLITVDEVGYIPFEQDAANLFFQLISSRYEHASLILTSNLPFARWGDVFGDQIVASAMIDRIVHHAEVITLKGSSYRLKHTQVDSLPSTRPENTAE; from the coding sequence ATGCCGGCCGCTAAGGAGACCATTGGGCAGATCGAGTACTACTCGCGGGCGATGAAAGCGCCCCGGATCCGTGAAGCAGCCACCCGTCTCGCAGATCAGGCCCGTGAGGCCGGCTGGACCCATGAGGAATACCTCGCCGCTGTCTTGTCCCGGGAAGTTGCAGCCAGGGAAGCCTCTGGCGCCGAGATCAGGGCCCGGGCAGCTGGTTTCCCGGCCCGGAAATCACTCGAGGACTTCAACTTCGATCACCAGCCCGGCCTCAATCGCGACACCATCGCGCACCTGGCCACCGGCGCGTTCCTCACCGAAGCGTCCAACATCGTCCTGCTCGGACCGCCCGGGACCGGCAAAACCCACCTCACCACCGGCCTTGGCTTACGGGCCACCCAGCTCGGGCACCGGGTCCTGTTCGCCACCGCCATCGACTGGGTCGCCCGCCTCCAGGGCGCCCATCAGAACGGCCGGCTGCCCCAGGAACTGGTCAGGCTGCGCCGCTACGGGCTGATCACCGTGGACGAAGTCGGCTACATTCCCTTCGAGCAGGACGCCGCGAACCTGTTCTTCCAACTGATCTCGTCCCGCTACGAGCACGCCTCGTTGATCCTGACCTCGAACCTGCCGTTCGCCCGCTGGGGCGACGTGTTCGGGGACCAGATCGTCGCCTCGGCCATGATCGACCGCATCGTCCACCATGCCGAAGTCATCACCCTCAAAGGCTCCAGCTACCGCCTCAAACACACCCAGGTCGACTCGCTGCCCTCGACAAGACCGGAAAATACGGCAGAATAA
- a CDS encoding (R)-mandelonitrile lyase, translating to MKLINPAPTVKAPKERFTGDAYLSPLHTGEAPSQLTAALVHFTPGARTNWHSHPLGQTLHCTEGAGLVVTRDGTVIVMRPGDTVHTPPGEEHWHGATSESMMCHLAMVERLNGESATWLEPVHDADYQTAHSRQTN from the coding sequence ATGAAACTCATCAACCCCGCACCAACGGTCAAAGCACCCAAGGAAAGATTCACCGGCGACGCCTACCTCAGCCCGCTCCACACCGGCGAGGCACCCTCGCAACTGACGGCCGCCCTGGTGCACTTCACACCCGGTGCCCGCACTAACTGGCATTCGCACCCCCTCGGTCAAACCCTGCACTGCACCGAGGGCGCCGGACTCGTGGTGACACGGGACGGCACCGTGATCGTCATGCGCCCCGGAGACACAGTCCACACCCCGCCAGGTGAAGAACACTGGCACGGAGCAACATCGGAGAGCATGATGTGCCACCTGGCCATGGTCGAACGCCTCAACGGGGAAAGCGCCACCTGGCTTGAACCCGTCCATGACGCCGACTACCAAACCGCGCACAGCCGTCAGACCAACTGA
- a CDS encoding type II toxin-antitoxin system death-on-curing family toxin produces MTAYLDIEDALQVVDRYGFHIRDVGLLASALARPATTVMGAEAYPELAVKAAALLESVARFHPLIDGNKRTAWTLMVLLLWINGYRHGFTTDEGFDLVVGVAAGTVDLLDSAAEISRHLVPR; encoded by the coding sequence GTGACAGCATACCTGGACATTGAGGATGCACTTCAGGTAGTCGATCGGTACGGCTTCCATATCCGTGATGTCGGGTTGTTGGCCTCGGCATTGGCCAGGCCGGCCACGACTGTCATGGGCGCGGAAGCCTATCCGGAACTGGCGGTGAAGGCGGCAGCCTTGTTGGAGTCGGTCGCCCGGTTCCATCCACTCATTGATGGGAACAAACGGACTGCGTGGACGCTCATGGTGCTGCTGCTGTGGATCAACGGTTACCGGCATGGCTTCACCACGGATGAAGGCTTCGACCTCGTCGTCGGAGTCGCCGCGGGCACTGTCGACTTGCTGGACTCTGCCGCCGAGATTTCCAGGCATCTGGTGCCCCGGTAG
- a CDS encoding helix-turn-helix domain-containing protein, with amino-acid sequence MFLTGGERWRVLRLHVEDQIPLTALARETGISTRTLQRWLRLYRLVARVLSSCDRAPMPARGA; translated from the coding sequence GTGTTCCTGACCGGCGGTGAGCGCTGGAGAGTCCTTCGACTTCACGTCGAGGACCAGATCCCGCTTACCGCCCTCGCCCGTGAAACCGGGATTAGCACCCGCACTCTTCAACGCTGGCTTCGGCTCTACCGGCTGGTGGCGCGGGTGCTCTCGAGCTGCGACCGCGCGCCGATGCCGGCACGCGGCGCATAG
- a CDS encoding MFS transporter codes for MLEEAPILTRKDPMSLTAVSPAKTAARPRASLTVAMLGFFVVALDAQIVNVALPAIRNDLGGGLAGLQWVVTGYTLMFSALQLFAGTFSDRTGARRAYGMGMILFTVASAACAFSPTLAALILSRILQGIGAAMITPTSLALIREAYHDATQRGRAIVYWGLGGSVAAAAGPVLGGLLTEIDWRLIFFVNLPVGAVALMVLSRVGKSPRRPSPFDWTGQITAVLALASLTYGIIEGASTGYGSPGILTVFAVSAVSLTAFLIVQARGRTPMIPLDLFSSRTVSTTLAIALVTMAAFYGVVFLQSLYFQQQRGATALETGLLFLPMTALVALLNPLVARLMARYGEVAMIAAGQIIMAVGLTGLCLLPSDSPALLVALVMVPVGVGGSFTVPPIIAIVMDNVPAQRAGTASGVVNTARQVGGSLGVAIFGAVLASGRFMDGLRTSLGWTAVILVILVIASLTLRHGQRRTA; via the coding sequence TTGCTTGAAGAAGCTCCCATTCTCACCCGAAAGGACCCCATGTCCCTGACTGCTGTCAGCCCTGCGAAAACCGCGGCACGGCCGAGGGCTTCACTGACGGTAGCCATGCTTGGCTTCTTCGTCGTGGCCCTGGATGCGCAGATCGTGAATGTGGCACTGCCCGCGATCCGGAACGACCTCGGCGGCGGCCTGGCAGGGTTGCAGTGGGTCGTCACCGGCTACACGCTCATGTTCTCGGCGCTGCAGCTATTTGCCGGGACGTTCTCCGACAGAACCGGGGCCCGCCGGGCGTATGGGATGGGGATGATCCTGTTCACTGTCGCGTCGGCGGCGTGTGCATTCAGCCCCACCCTTGCCGCTTTGATCCTCAGCCGGATCCTTCAGGGTATCGGAGCAGCAATGATCACTCCGACCTCCCTTGCCCTGATCCGGGAGGCATACCATGACGCGACACAGAGAGGCCGGGCCATCGTGTACTGGGGCCTGGGAGGCTCCGTCGCGGCCGCGGCGGGACCAGTGCTCGGGGGTCTTCTCACCGAGATCGACTGGCGGCTGATCTTCTTCGTTAACCTCCCCGTGGGGGCAGTCGCCCTCATGGTGCTCTCGCGGGTAGGCAAGTCGCCGCGCCGGCCCTCTCCGTTCGACTGGACCGGGCAAATCACCGCTGTCCTGGCGCTGGCAAGCCTCACGTACGGCATCATCGAGGGAGCGTCTACAGGATATGGAAGCCCCGGGATACTCACGGTTTTCGCAGTCTCTGCCGTATCACTCACGGCGTTCCTGATCGTCCAGGCCAGGGGGCGGACGCCTATGATCCCACTTGATTTGTTTAGCTCTCGAACGGTCTCCACCACCCTGGCCATTGCGCTGGTCACCATGGCAGCCTTTTACGGCGTCGTATTCCTGCAAAGCCTCTACTTCCAACAGCAACGCGGTGCCACAGCACTGGAGACCGGGCTGTTGTTCCTGCCGATGACCGCACTCGTTGCACTGCTCAACCCCTTGGTTGCCCGGCTCATGGCCCGCTACGGAGAGGTCGCCATGATCGCAGCCGGACAAATCATCATGGCAGTCGGGCTCACCGGGCTTTGCCTCCTACCCTCGGACTCACCGGCGCTGTTGGTCGCACTCGTCATGGTGCCCGTCGGTGTCGGCGGATCCTTCACCGTGCCGCCGATCATCGCGATCGTCATGGACAACGTGCCCGCCCAACGCGCGGGCACGGCCAGCGGCGTGGTCAACACCGCACGACAGGTCGGCGGCTCCCTCGGCGTCGCGATATTCGGTGCCGTCCTCGCAAGCGGACGGTTCATGGACGGGCTGCGCACCAGCCTCGGTTGGACCGCTGTCATCCTCGTCATTCTCGTCATAGCCTCCCTGACGCTGCGCCACGGACAAAGGAGAACCGCATGA
- a CDS encoding aldo/keto reductase — protein MHNVTLNNGVEMPILGFGVFQIPDNETQAAVEAAIAAGYRHLDTAASYGNEEAVGAAIKASGVAREDLFVTTKLWIQHAPTGNVQDDSKRAFENSLTRLGLDYVDLYLIHQPLGDYYSEWRAMQEINKEGRARAIGVSNFHPDRLVDLIDHNEIVPAVNQIETHPFHQRAEDQALMIERGVQIESWGPFAEGKNGLFTNETLAAIGESHGKSVAQVVLRWLIQRNVVVIPKSVRPERMAQNLDVFDFTLTEDQMGAIAGLDTGDSQFFDHRDPAMVGWLGGRRYS, from the coding sequence ATGCACAACGTGACCCTTAACAACGGCGTAGAGATGCCGATTCTCGGCTTCGGCGTCTTCCAGATCCCGGACAATGAAACCCAAGCCGCGGTCGAAGCCGCAATCGCAGCCGGCTACCGCCATCTGGATACGGCAGCGTCCTACGGCAATGAAGAGGCCGTCGGCGCCGCGATCAAAGCAAGTGGCGTGGCCCGCGAGGACCTCTTCGTCACCACCAAGCTCTGGATCCAGCACGCCCCCACCGGCAACGTCCAGGACGACAGCAAGCGCGCCTTCGAAAACTCCCTGACCCGCCTCGGCCTGGATTATGTGGACCTGTACCTGATCCACCAGCCGCTCGGTGACTACTACAGCGAATGGCGGGCCATGCAGGAAATCAACAAAGAAGGCCGCGCCCGCGCCATCGGTGTCTCAAACTTTCACCCAGACCGTCTCGTGGACCTCATCGACCACAACGAGATCGTCCCCGCCGTGAACCAGATTGAAACGCACCCCTTCCACCAGCGGGCAGAGGACCAGGCACTCATGATCGAACGAGGCGTTCAGATCGAATCGTGGGGGCCCTTCGCCGAAGGCAAGAACGGCCTCTTCACGAACGAAACCCTTGCCGCGATCGGGGAAAGCCACGGCAAATCCGTCGCCCAGGTCGTGCTCCGCTGGCTCATCCAGCGCAACGTCGTGGTGATCCCCAAATCCGTACGACCCGAGCGCATGGCGCAGAACCTCGACGTCTTCGACTTCACCCTGACCGAGGACCAAATGGGCGCCATCGCAGGCTTGGATACCGGTGACAGCCAGTTCTTCGACCACCGCGACCCGGCCATGGTGGGCTGGCTGGGCGGACGCCGGTACAGCTGA
- a CDS encoding DDE-type integrase/transposase/recombinase gives MHRLTAAEAGRRGTQAPSYSVVRKIVQALDPALVTLALEGPASYRDRHELVLRRRADRPNHIWQADHTQLDILINGANGKPDRPWLTTVMDDYSRALCGYTVFTGAPSALNTALALRQAIWRKSDPSWAMCGLPDILHVDHGSDFTSHHLERTAIELHIRIIHSTLARPQGRGKIERFFGTINTEVLPTLPGHLGPGTRKPQPALDLPGLDRAIGGFVAAYNDRPHSEIGDTAELLGCI, from the coding sequence TTGCACCGACTTACGGCGGCCGAAGCAGGCAGACGAGGCACCCAAGCGCCGAGTTACTCCGTTGTCCGCAAGATCGTCCAGGCACTGGACCCTGCCCTGGTGACCCTGGCTCTCGAAGGTCCCGCATCCTATCGGGACCGGCATGAACTTGTCCTTCGACGCCGCGCCGACCGCCCAAACCACATCTGGCAAGCGGACCACACCCAACTCGACATCCTCATCAACGGAGCCAACGGCAAACCTGACCGGCCTTGGCTGACGACAGTGATGGACGATTACTCCCGGGCGCTCTGCGGCTACACCGTTTTCACTGGAGCGCCGTCAGCGCTCAACACAGCTCTCGCCCTCCGGCAGGCCATCTGGCGCAAGAGTGATCCCAGCTGGGCAATGTGCGGATTGCCCGACATCCTGCACGTGGACCACGGCTCCGACTTCACCAGCCACCACCTTGAACGCACTGCCATCGAGCTGCACATCCGCATCATTCACTCGACCCTCGCCCGGCCTCAGGGCCGAGGAAAGATCGAGCGGTTCTTCGGGACCATCAACACCGAAGTTCTTCCCACCCTCCCCGGGCATCTGGGGCCCGGGACCAGAAAACCACAGCCCGCACTAGATCTCCCCGGACTGGATCGGGCTATCGGAGGCTTCGTCGCCGCCTACAACGACCGGCCCCACAGCGAGATAGGTGACACCGCGGAGCTGCTCGGATGCATTTAG
- a CDS encoding ribbon-helix-helix protein, CopG family gives MAMNLRVPEDLDRRLEKLAAEEHTSKSALLLQGAELVLQRHARRREISQGLDFVMSHDAELLKRLEDA, from the coding sequence ATGGCTATGAATCTCCGTGTCCCTGAAGACCTCGATCGGCGGCTGGAGAAGTTGGCCGCCGAGGAACACACGTCCAAGTCCGCGCTTCTGTTGCAGGGCGCAGAGTTGGTTCTGCAGCGCCACGCGCGCCGGCGCGAAATCAGCCAGGGCCTTGATTTTGTTATGAGTCATGATGCTGAGTTGCTGAAGCGTCTTGAGGACGCGTGA
- a CDS encoding carboxymuconolactone decarboxylase family protein, translated as MNEQTQTRAQQLIGDFAPKLVDLTDNVLFGDVWERAELSPRDRSLVTVASLVTSGSTEQLRGHLVRAKDNGLTETELKEAIIHLAFYAGWPKAMSAITVAKEILTP; from the coding sequence ATGAACGAACAAACCCAAACACGTGCCCAGCAACTCATCGGTGACTTCGCCCCCAAACTCGTCGACCTCACCGATAACGTACTCTTCGGAGACGTGTGGGAGCGTGCCGAATTGTCCCCGCGCGACCGCAGCCTGGTCACCGTCGCCAGTTTGGTCACCAGCGGCAGCACCGAACAGCTCCGCGGGCACCTCGTTCGGGCCAAGGACAATGGCCTGACGGAAACGGAACTCAAAGAAGCCATCATTCATCTGGCCTTCTACGCAGGATGGCCCAAAGCGATGTCCGCCATCACGGTAGCCAAGGAAATTCTCACTCCCTGA
- a CDS encoding recombinase family protein: protein MRHLGYTRVSTSSQDAQLQLDALVSAGVQKRDVFADVTSGSKTAIERPGMKRLLEYAEEGDTVVVWRVDRLGRSLIDVLNTVNLLRERGVQVQSISDGIDPATSTGRLMLNMLATLAEYERELIVERVNAGIAAARQNGTRFGRPLTDPLVIADKLAIAQDARAKGRTAEDAARLVGWSRATLYRHQQALAAREGITM, encoded by the coding sequence ATGAGGCATTTGGGTTACACGCGGGTGAGTACTTCGAGCCAGGATGCCCAGCTGCAGCTCGACGCACTCGTCTCCGCCGGCGTGCAGAAGCGCGACGTTTTCGCCGACGTGACCTCCGGAAGCAAGACGGCGATCGAGCGGCCCGGGATGAAGAGGCTCCTCGAGTATGCAGAGGAGGGCGACACTGTCGTTGTGTGGCGGGTCGATCGGCTGGGCCGGTCATTGATCGACGTGCTGAACACCGTGAACCTGCTGAGAGAACGCGGCGTCCAGGTCCAGTCAATCTCAGACGGCATCGACCCGGCAACCTCGACGGGCCGGCTAATGCTGAACATGCTCGCCACCTTGGCCGAGTATGAGCGCGAGCTGATCGTAGAGCGCGTCAACGCCGGCATCGCCGCTGCCAGGCAGAACGGAACACGCTTTGGCCGGCCACTGACGGATCCGCTTGTCATTGCCGACAAGCTCGCGATTGCGCAGGACGCCCGGGCGAAGGGACGCACCGCGGAAGACGCCGCACGCCTCGTGGGCTGGAGCCGTGCCACTCTCTACCGCCACCAGCAAGCCCTCGCCGCGCGCGAGGGCATCACCATGTAG